One window from the genome of Fusobacterium varium encodes:
- a CDS encoding RNA polymerase sigma factor RpoD/SigA produces the protein MSEISTYMNDIGLYPLLTSKEEREIALKAKFGDREAQEKLVTSNLRLVVKMAKKYSNLGIPLLDIIQEGNMGLIHAAEKFDPDKNLRFTTYAAFWIKQSILKHINSNRGLIRLPAYIYDGISKVSKFIQEYKTQFDTFPTNEEICNKLEMKPKELERYLEILENKMAVSDEMYGNIAEYCSDILSNDTFEDDLIKKNANIHLMKKLNELSPREKEILIFRYGLMNEKIMTLEELGERMQLTKERIRQIQSQAIFKLKMAL, from the coding sequence ATGTCTGAGATTTCGACTTACATGAATGATATAGGTTTATATCCTCTTTTAACATCAAAAGAGGAGAGGGAGATAGCTCTTAAAGCTAAGTTTGGAGACAGAGAGGCTCAAGAAAAATTGGTTACTTCAAATTTAAGGCTTGTTGTAAAGATGGCTAAAAAATATAGTAATCTTGGAATCCCATTATTAGATATAATTCAAGAGGGAAATATGGGGCTTATTCATGCAGCAGAAAAATTTGATCCAGATAAAAATCTTCGTTTTACAACATATGCAGCATTTTGGATTAAGCAAAGTATTTTAAAACATATAAATTCAAATAGAGGTTTAATTCGTTTACCAGCATATATATATGATGGAATTTCAAAGGTAAGCAAATTTATACAGGAGTATAAAACACAATTTGACACTTTTCCAACTAATGAGGAGATATGTAATAAACTTGAAATGAAACCAAAAGAGTTGGAAAGATATTTAGAGATATTAGAAAATAAGATGGCTGTTAGTGATGAGATGTATGGAAATATAGCTGAATATTGTAGTGACATATTGTCAAATGATACTTTTGAAGATGATTTGATTAAGAAAAATGCCAATATACATCTGATGAAAAAATTAAATGAATTATCTCCAAGAGAGAAAGAGATTTTGATTTTTAGATATGGATTGATGAATGAAAAGATTATGACTTTAGAAGAGTTGGGAGAAAGAATGCAACTTACTAAGGAGAGAATTAGGCAGATACAATCACAGGCAATTTTTAAATTAAAAATGGCTTTGTAA
- the udk gene encoding uridine kinase: MKNCILIGVAGGSGSGKTTVANNLVKAFESEVATLLEQDAYYRELTNMSLEEKAKVNFDHPDSIEFELLKKHIEALKNGESIERPIYDFTTHSRKEGTVKINPSKIIVVEGILIFAVPEIRELFDVKIFVDTDTDEMILRRIERDMNERGRSFESIKNQYLTTVKPMYLEFCEPSKRYADVIIPRGGENRIAIDMLVSNLKIYIDEK; the protein is encoded by the coding sequence ATGAAAAATTGCATTTTAATAGGAGTAGCAGGAGGAAGTGGAAGTGGAAAAACAACTGTTGCTAATAATTTAGTTAAGGCTTTTGAATCTGAAGTTGCCACTCTTCTTGAACAAGATGCTTATTATAGAGAATTAACTAATATGAGTTTAGAGGAAAAGGCAAAGGTAAATTTTGACCATCCTGATTCAATAGAGTTCGAGTTATTAAAAAAGCATATTGAGGCTCTGAAAAATGGTGAATCAATTGAAAGACCTATCTATGATTTTACTACTCACTCAAGAAAAGAGGGAACTGTTAAAATTAATCCATCAAAGATAATTGTAGTTGAGGGGATATTAATATTTGCTGTTCCTGAAATAAGAGAACTTTTTGATGTAAAAATATTTGTGGATACAGATACTGATGAGATGATTTTAAGAAGAATTGAAAGAGATATGAATGAGAGAGGTAGAAGTTTTGAGTCTATAAAAAATCAATATCTTACTACTGTAAAACCTATGTATCTTGAGTTCTGTGAGCCTAGCAAACGTTATGCAGATGTGATTATTCCTAGAGGTGGAGAAAACAGAATTGCAATTGATATGTTAGTTAGTAATTTAAAAATATATATTGATGAAAAATAA
- a CDS encoding carbonic anhydrase produces MERKNNLKEIVEFNKNFVDSKEYEKYRTTKYPEKSMVILSCMDTRLTELLPKAMNLKNGDAKIIKNAGGLVIHPFGSAMRSILICVYEFDVKEVFIVGHYDCGVSSLNTTKIVEEMKEKGIEEKTLNILLNSGIDVKTWLHGFDCIEESVEQTVAKVKNHPLLPDDVAVHGLIMDPETGKIDVVINGFDQLKNDL; encoded by the coding sequence ATGGAAAGAAAAAATAATTTAAAAGAGATAGTAGAGTTTAATAAAAATTTCGTTGATTCAAAGGAGTATGAAAAGTACAGAACAACAAAGTATCCAGAAAAAAGCATGGTTATCCTTTCTTGTATGGATACTAGACTTACAGAACTTTTACCTAAAGCTATGAACCTAAAAAATGGTGATGCTAAGATTATTAAAAATGCTGGTGGTTTAGTTATTCATCCTTTTGGAAGTGCTATGAGGAGTATTTTAATCTGTGTCTATGAGTTTGATGTAAAAGAGGTTTTTATCGTTGGACATTATGATTGTGGAGTAAGTTCACTTAATACAACTAAAATTGTAGAAGAGATGAAGGAGAAAGGGATTGAAGAAAAAACTTTAAATATTCTTTTAAACTCTGGAATAGATGTAAAAACATGGTTACATGGTTTTGACTGTATTGAAGAATCTGTTGAGCAAACTGTGGCTAAGGTTAAAAATCATCCATTACTTCCTGATGATGTAGCAGTTCATGGGTTGATTATGGATCCAGAAACTGGTAAAATAGATGTTGTTATCAATGGATTTGATCAACTAAAAAATGATTTATAA
- a CDS encoding bile acid:sodium symporter family protein encodes MNWLKNIDKFILKNISFIIIIFSVIAFFIPDNFSWMTKYTAIFLGVAMFGMGMTIQAEDFKNILLQPKYILVGCVLQYVIMPLTAWGIAYGLNLEPDLALGVILVGCCPGGTASNVITYIADGDVPLSVGMTIVSTLLAPIFTPFLVYALAGKWVDVSLLLMFKSVVNVILIPILSGLIIRHLLRDYIQKFLYIMPLISATSIILIISGIIGANASKIATCGLLVLAVVILHNFAGITGGLIAAKLFKFEYKKATAVAIEVGMQNSGLAVSLAVANFALNPLATLPGAIFSVWHNISGSIFAGLRKRKKL; translated from the coding sequence ATGAATTGGCTGAAAAATATAGATAAATTTATCCTAAAAAATATCAGTTTTATTATTATTATATTTTCTGTAATAGCTTTTTTTATCCCTGATAATTTTTCATGGATGACTAAGTATACTGCTATTTTTTTAGGAGTGGCTATGTTTGGAATGGGAATGACTATTCAAGCAGAAGATTTTAAAAATATCTTACTTCAACCTAAATATATACTTGTTGGATGTGTCCTTCAATATGTAATTATGCCCTTAACAGCTTGGGGTATTGCATATGGACTTAATCTTGAGCCTGATCTTGCTCTTGGAGTTATACTTGTTGGGTGTTGCCCTGGTGGAACAGCTAGTAATGTAATTACTTATATAGCTGATGGAGATGTTCCTCTATCTGTAGGAATGACTATTGTCTCTACATTACTTGCACCTATTTTTACACCTTTTCTTGTATATGCTTTAGCTGGAAAATGGGTTGATGTATCTCTACTATTGATGTTTAAATCTGTAGTAAATGTTATACTTATTCCAATACTTTCAGGACTTATTATTAGGCATCTTTTAAGAGATTATATCCAAAAATTCTTATATATTATGCCATTGATATCTGCTACATCTATTATTCTTATAATTTCTGGAATAATCGGTGCTAATGCTAGCAAAATAGCAACATGTGGATTATTAGTTCTTGCTGTGGTTATACTTCACAACTTTGCCGGAATTACGGGAGGTCTAATCGCAGCTAAATTATTCAAATTTGAATATAAAAAGGCTACTGCTGTTGCTATTGAAGTAGGTATGCAAAACAGTGGACTTGCAGTATCATTAGCTGTTGCTAATTTTGCACTAAATCCATTAGCTACTCTACCTGGAGCTATCTTCAGTGTTTGGCACAATATATCAGGATCTATTTTTGCTGGATTACGTAAAAGAAAAAAACTTTAA
- a CDS encoding pantoate--beta-alanine ligase: MKVITKISELREEIKQWKREGKTIGLVPTMGFLHEGHASLLKKCREENDIAITSNFVNPTQFGPNEDLEAYPRDFKKDCDLCESIGIDVVFHPVPEEMYTDAHAYVSIDTLSDTLCGKSRPIHFKGVCTVVTKLFNIVTPDRAYFGEKDAQQLAIIKKMVKDLNFDIEIIGCPIVREEDGLAKSSRNTYLNPEERKAALCLSRSINRGKEVISIGSKVENVLKEMINVIEKEPLAKIDYVSIVGLEDMQPVETVEKDVLVAMAVYIGKTRLIDNFIYKVQ, encoded by the coding sequence ATGAAAGTCATTACAAAAATCTCAGAATTGAGAGAAGAAATTAAACAATGGAAAAGAGAAGGAAAAACTATCGGTTTAGTACCTACTATGGGATTTCTTCACGAAGGACATGCTAGTCTATTAAAAAAATGTCGTGAAGAAAATGATATTGCAATTACTTCAAATTTTGTTAATCCAACTCAATTTGGACCAAATGAAGATTTAGAAGCTTATCCAAGAGATTTCAAAAAAGATTGTGATCTTTGTGAGTCTATCGGAATAGATGTTGTATTTCATCCTGTACCTGAAGAGATGTACACAGATGCTCATGCTTATGTAAGTATTGACACTCTATCTGATACTCTTTGTGGAAAATCTCGTCCTATCCATTTTAAAGGAGTATGTACAGTAGTTACAAAATTATTTAATATAGTTACTCCTGATCGTGCTTATTTTGGAGAGAAAGATGCACAACAATTAGCAATAATTAAAAAAATGGTTAAGGATTTGAATTTTGATATAGAAATTATTGGTTGTCCTATTGTAAGAGAAGAAGATGGACTTGCTAAATCTTCAAGAAATACATATTTGAATCCTGAAGAACGTAAAGCAGCTCTTTGTCTTTCTAGATCTATTAATAGAGGAAAAGAAGTTATTTCTATCGGAAGTAAAGTAGAGAATGTTTTAAAAGAGATGATAAACGTTATAGAGAAAGAGCCTCTTGCTAAAATAGACTATGTATCAATAGTTGGACTTGAAGATATGCAACCTGTTGAAACAGTAGAAAAAGATGTTTTAGTTGCAATGGCTGTTTATATTGGAAAAACTCGTCTTATAGACAACTTTATTTATAAGGTGCAGTAA
- a CDS encoding prohibitin family protein, with translation MKKQIMLGMFGFIVIIFLFLASTSFYTVKTGEVAIVSSWGKVSRIDREGLNFKIPIVQTKEIMEIRDKIYNFDDMSVSTKDMQSIILDLTVQSFVSDPEKLYRAFKGMHETNFIAPRTKEVVQASISKYTIEEFVSKRQELSNMIYQDLKDDFEAYGLAVSNVSITNHDFSMEYEKAIEAKKVAEQEVERTKFEQEKIRVEAENKVLLAEYKLKEKELQAKANEVEAASLSPVLLQKMALEKWDGKLPQVSGENTQPIIKLSN, from the coding sequence ATGAAAAAACAGATTATGTTGGGAATGTTTGGTTTTATTGTAATTATATTTTTATTTTTAGCATCTACATCTTTCTATACAGTTAAAACTGGAGAGGTAGCAATAGTTTCAAGCTGGGGGAAGGTTTCAAGAATTGACAGAGAGGGATTAAACTTTAAAATTCCAATTGTTCAAACAAAAGAGATTATGGAGATCAGAGATAAAATATATAATTTCGATGATATGTCTGTAAGTACAAAAGATATGCAATCTATAATTTTAGATCTTACTGTGCAAAGTTTTGTTTCAGATCCTGAAAAGTTATATAGAGCTTTTAAAGGTATGCACGAAACAAACTTTATTGCTCCAAGAACTAAAGAGGTAGTACAAGCATCTATTAGTAAATATACAATAGAGGAGTTTGTATCAAAAAGACAAGAGCTAAGTAATATGATATATCAAGATCTGAAAGATGATTTTGAGGCTTATGGTTTAGCTGTTTCAAATGTTTCTATTACTAACCACGATTTTTCTATGGAGTATGAAAAGGCTATTGAGGCTAAAAAAGTAGCTGAACAAGAGGTTGAGAGAACTAAGTTTGAACAGGAAAAAATAAGGGTTGAAGCTGAAAATAAAGTGCTTTTAGCAGAGTATAAATTAAAAGAGAAAGAGTTACAAGCAAAGGCTAATGAAGTTGAAGCTGCCTCACTTTCTCCAGTACTTCTTCAAAAAATGGCACTTGAGAAATGGGATGGAAAACTACCTCAAGTTAGTGGAGAAAATACACAACCTATTATTAAACTTAGTAATTAA
- a CDS encoding ROK family protein codes for MEVIYQKREKIRNENRTFRFLIDIREFNKLEISQYLNISIPTVTKIVDKFLKDKLIIEIGTEQGKLGRKATRYRFNPDAYFSIGIKIEKDYLAMVLTNLDGTILKRTTVHEEFVNEENFVFLLINELKKFLWEFDKKSSLKGIGIVLPGIVDPANSLIKIGGSFSISTESLKEIEEEFELPIYLENEANAGAIGEYLMNSHELAEVKNMLFLSIDTEIGSGIIVDKVLYRGGKENKAGEIGHITVVPDGRECSCGFKGCLDQYCSNIALVRDFKEAFNYNFEEYDEIFQSEYIDTPKGKEIIENYVKYLSRGILPALLLLNPEKIIIGGKICNYKEYFEEPLKELVFKNNSFYDNSNILEFSTLADTASLLGAAFLPLSNLYRTEKE; via the coding sequence ATGGAAGTTATTTATCAGAAAAGAGAAAAAATTAGAAATGAAAATAGAACTTTTAGATTTCTTATAGATATAAGAGAGTTTAATAAACTTGAAATATCTCAATATTTAAATATAAGTATTCCTACTGTTACAAAAATAGTTGATAAATTTTTAAAAGATAAACTTATAATAGAAATTGGAACAGAACAAGGAAAATTAGGAAGAAAAGCAACTAGATATAGATTTAATCCTGATGCTTATTTCTCAATTGGGATAAAAATTGAAAAAGATTATCTAGCTATGGTTCTTACTAATTTAGATGGAACTATTTTAAAAAGAACAACTGTTCATGAGGAGTTTGTTAATGAGGAAAACTTTGTTTTTCTTTTAATAAATGAGTTGAAAAAATTTTTATGGGAATTTGATAAGAAATCTTCATTAAAGGGTATAGGAATTGTACTTCCTGGAATAGTTGATCCTGCTAATTCACTTATAAAGATTGGTGGTAGTTTCTCTATTTCAACAGAGAGCCTAAAGGAGATTGAAGAGGAATTTGAATTGCCAATATACTTAGAAAATGAGGCAAATGCAGGAGCTATTGGTGAATATCTAATGAATAGTCACGAATTAGCTGAAGTAAAAAATATGTTGTTCCTATCTATTGATACAGAGATAGGATCTGGAATTATTGTGGATAAGGTTTTATATAGAGGTGGAAAAGAGAATAAAGCTGGAGAGATTGGACATATAACTGTTGTTCCAGATGGAAGGGAGTGCAGTTGTGGTTTTAAAGGTTGCTTAGATCAATATTGTTCAAATATAGCCTTAGTGAGAGATTTTAAAGAGGCATTTAACTATAATTTTGAAGAGTATGATGAGATCTTCCAAAGTGAATATATAGATACACCAAAGGGTAAGGAGATTATAGAAAATTATGTAAAATACTTGTCTAGAGGAATTTTACCTGCTCTATTACTTTTAAATCCTGAAAAGATAATTATAGGTGGAAAAATTTGTAACTATAAAGAGTATTTTGAAGAGCCATTGAAGGAGTTAGTATTTAAAAATAATAGTTTTTATGATAACTCAAATATATTGGAATTTTCAACTTTGGCAGATACAGCCTCTCTATTAGGAGCAGCTTTTTTACCTCTTAGCAATTTATATAGAACAGAAAAAGAATAA
- a CDS encoding glutamate:sodium symporter, with product MNLTFIYSLGLLSCFLLIGVALRAKIKILQNLFLPASVIGGFLLLLLPIPKEYIGIYAKIPSTLIVPIVASIPLGLTLAPKDKFKVILPHGLIMMGVTMLQLGVGIISYLFLKRFIPTIYPIFGAELEFAFAGGHGTIGILSNMLKEKNLEYWNISQGVGSTIATFGLVGGILLGMLVINIGARKKMCKYIEKPENIPTALKVGYESEISKQNSLGRETTLSTSIDSLGFHAALILSVTALAYVVFNFIKANNVVYLKSIAVWTYAIFLMFGVWGIMCKLKLQHLVDSKVKSKLSGMLTEYAIIAAIASMPVKIIVQYIVPIIFLVTLGFISTFIYIFFFSKWYIKEDWFEHGIISFGMNTGIFITGLLLLRVTDPELKSSAFADHTLCYALTSWSFVLVGVILDIWISKGALTALWVTMIMLFIFSFSNFALKRFSK from the coding sequence ATGAATTTGACTTTTATTTACAGTCTTGGACTTTTAAGTTGCTTTCTACTTATAGGGGTAGCTTTGAGAGCCAAGATAAAAATTTTACAAAATCTATTTTTACCAGCTTCTGTAATAGGAGGTTTTTTACTGCTATTACTCCCTATTCCAAAGGAGTATATAGGCATATATGCAAAAATTCCCAGTACATTAATAGTTCCCATTGTTGCATCAATACCCCTAGGTTTAACTTTAGCACCTAAAGATAAATTTAAAGTGATCTTACCTCATGGATTAATTATGATGGGGGTTACTATGTTACAATTAGGAGTAGGTATCATCTCATATCTATTTTTAAAAAGGTTTATTCCCACTATCTACCCTATATTTGGGGCTGAACTTGAATTTGCTTTTGCTGGTGGGCATGGAACTATCGGTATTCTATCCAATATGTTAAAAGAGAAAAATCTTGAGTATTGGAATATCTCTCAAGGGGTTGGTTCAACTATTGCAACTTTCGGACTTGTGGGAGGGATTCTTCTTGGTATGTTGGTTATCAATATTGGAGCTAGAAAAAAAATGTGTAAATATATAGAGAAACCTGAAAATATTCCCACAGCTTTAAAAGTAGGGTATGAAAGTGAGATAAGTAAGCAAAATTCTCTTGGAAGGGAAACAACTCTCTCTACATCTATTGATAGTTTAGGATTTCATGCTGCTCTAATTTTAAGTGTTACTGCCTTAGCCTATGTAGTTTTTAATTTTATAAAGGCTAACAATGTTGTATATCTAAAAAGTATAGCTGTATGGACATATGCTATTTTTCTAATGTTTGGGGTTTGGGGAATTATGTGTAAACTGAAACTTCAACATCTTGTTGATAGCAAAGTAAAGAGTAAACTTTCAGGGATGCTTACAGAATATGCAATTATAGCAGCTATTGCAAGTATGCCAGTAAAAATCATAGTTCAATATATTGTACCGATAATTTTCCTTGTTACTCTTGGGTTTATATCTACTTTTATCTATATTTTCTTTTTTAGTAAGTGGTATATAAAAGAGGATTGGTTTGAACATGGAATTATAAGTTTTGGAATGAATACAGGTATATTTATAACTGGACTTCTTCTTTTAAGGGTTACTGACCCTGAGCTTAAAAGTTCAGCCTTCGCAGATCATACACTCTGTTATGCTCTTACATCTTGGAGTTTTGTTCTTGTTGGGGTAATTCTTGATATATGGATATCTAAGGGAGCCTTGACAGCTCTTTGGGTAACTATGATTATGCTTTTTATCTTCTCTTTTTCAAATTTTGCTCTGAAAAGATTCAGTAAATAA
- a CDS encoding GlyGly-CTERM sorting domain-containing protein (This protein contains a GlyGly-CTERM protein-sorting domain, as detected by TIGR03501. These domains are found at the C-terminus of secreted proteins in organisms that possess both rhombosortase, which is an intramembrane serine proteinase (see TIGR03902), and a type II secretion system (T2SS). In at least some cases, such as VesB from Vibrio cholerae, cleavage by rhombosortase is followed first by attachment of a glycerophosphoethanolamine-containing moiety, then by transport by the T2SS across the outer membrane and release into the medium in soluble form.) → MTVTVHQLTINLDGGAILLGGLLLLIFILLVRKYK, encoded by the coding sequence ATGACTGTAACTGTTCATCAGCTAACAATTAATCTTGATGGAGGAGCAATTCTTCTAGGTGGATTACTTCTTCTCATTTTTATTTTGTTAGTAAGGAAATACAAATAG
- a CDS encoding antitoxin VbhA family protein: protein MTNKEKFEYVIHTNELEGHIFAEKEKEIIRKVAEGEMSSKEALEIFSKSTKNLD from the coding sequence ATGACAAATAAAGAGAAATTTGAATATGTAATCCATACTAATGAGCTTGAAGGACACATTTTTGCTGAAAAAGAAAAGGAGATTATAAGAAAAGTTGCTGAAGGGGAAATGAGTTCAAAGGAAGCTTTAGAAATATTTTCAAAATCAACTAAAAATTTAGATTAA
- a CDS encoding DUF368 domain-containing protein, translating into MLKLFFKGIVIGVANIMPGVSGGTLAVILGVYDKLTEAIGNFLTVPLKKKIEYAKFLGIIGIGAGIGIGLFAKIIEFCFTNYPKSTAGFFSLLIIPSIPYIVKWEDKSSNKNRLFFILGAIFTLIFVFLDYFFGGNSGGNELVKTITFGYCIKLFICGSLAAGAMIIPGISGSLLLLMIGEYYNILGFISGFFDGLVHIREYSSLVEIANNLYILPLAIFALGVGAGLVVVAKIINMLLSSKHRSATLFFIAGIIVVSILQIWVNIYK; encoded by the coding sequence ATGTTAAAGCTATTTTTTAAAGGAATAGTAATAGGTGTAGCTAATATTATGCCTGGAGTTTCTGGAGGGACATTAGCAGTTATTTTAGGTGTATATGATAAGCTTACTGAGGCTATTGGAAATTTTTTAACTGTTCCTTTAAAGAAAAAAATTGAATATGCAAAGTTTCTTGGCATTATTGGTATAGGAGCAGGAATTGGAATAGGACTTTTTGCTAAAATTATTGAGTTTTGTTTTACTAACTATCCTAAATCAACTGCTGGTTTCTTTAGTTTACTGATTATTCCATCAATTCCCTATATTGTTAAGTGGGAGGATAAAAGTAGCAATAAAAATAGATTGTTCTTTATTTTAGGGGCAATATTTACTTTGATATTTGTTTTTCTTGATTATTTCTTTGGTGGAAATAGTGGTGGAAATGAACTGGTAAAAACTATAACTTTTGGCTACTGTATCAAGCTTTTTATATGTGGTTCTCTTGCTGCTGGGGCTATGATAATTCCAGGGATTTCAGGTTCTCTTCTACTTTTAATGATAGGTGAATATTACAATATTCTTGGGTTTATCAGTGGATTTTTTGATGGACTTGTACATATTAGAGAGTATTCTTCTTTAGTTGAAATTGCTAATAATCTATATATTTTACCACTTGCTATTTTTGCTCTTGGAGTGGGAGCTGGATTAGTAGTTGTAGCTAAAATTATAAATATGTTGCTTTCTTCTAAACATAGAAGTGCTACACTATTTTTTATAGCAGGAATTATAGTTGTTTCAATTTTACAAATTTGGGTAAATATTTATAAATAG
- the thiS gene encoding sulfur carrier protein ThiS → MEIILNGKKHLLEKELSVKELLTSLENEWNIDLKGAVVLVNDDIIKKDNWEKFQIKENAEVEVLSFVSGG, encoded by the coding sequence ATGGAGATTATATTAAATGGAAAAAAACATCTTCTTGAAAAAGAGCTTTCAGTAAAGGAGCTTTTGACTTCTCTTGAAAATGAATGGAATATTGATTTAAAAGGGGCAGTTGTTTTAGTTAATGATGATATTATAAAGAAAGATAACTGGGAAAAGTTTCAAATAAAAGAAAATGCAGAAGTGGAAGTTCTATCATTTGTATCTGGTGGATAA
- a CDS encoding aspartate 1-decarboxylase, translating to MFIDVLKGKIHRATVTQAELDYVGSITVDEALLEAAGILEYQKVQIVDVNNGSRFETYTICGERNSGVICLNGAAARCVSTGDKVIIMAYGSCDVEEMKTHKPSVVFVDDNNKILRITNYEKHGLLKDM from the coding sequence ATGTTTATAGATGTATTGAAAGGAAAAATCCACAGAGCTACTGTCACTCAAGCTGAACTTGATTATGTGGGAAGTATAACAGTTGATGAGGCTCTTTTAGAGGCTGCTGGTATACTTGAATATCAAAAAGTTCAAATTGTAGATGTTAACAATGGAAGTAGATTTGAAACATATACTATCTGTGGGGAAAGAAACAGTGGAGTAATATGTTTAAATGGTGCTGCTGCAAGATGTGTAAGTACAGGGGACAAAGTCATAATAATGGCATATGGTAGTTGTGATGTTGAAGAGATGAAAACTCATAAACCATCAGTTGTATTTGTTGATGATAATAATAAAATTCTTCGTATTACTAACTATGAAAAACATGGACTTCTAAAGGATATGTAA
- the thiC gene encoding phosphomethylpyrimidine synthase ThiC: MYSTQMEAAKKGIFTKEMEIVARDENMSKEELMEKIAQGRIVIPANINHKNLYPRAVGEGTKTKVNVNLGVSEDCCDYCGEMVKVAKAIEYGADAIMDLSTFGDTKKFRRELVEKSTVMLGTVPMYDAVAKLGKNIKDMSVEDLFRVVEEHCIDGIDFLTIHAGLNRTCVDRLRNNKRLTKIVSRGGSILFQWMILNDKENPFFEHYDRLLEICRKYDVTLSLGDGLRPGSIHDATDAPQIQELLILGELTKRAWEKDVQVMIEGPGHVPMNEIVANMQLEKKLCHNAPFYVLGPLVTDVAPGYDHITAAIGGAIAASAGADFLCYVTPAEHLRLPTLEDMKEGIMASRIAGHAADIAKGIKGAIEWDHRMSKHRGALNWPGMFEECLDPEKARAYRASSAPIHEEEVCTMCGDLCPMKRCNDILD, translated from the coding sequence ATGTATTCAACACAAATGGAAGCTGCTAAAAAAGGGATCTTTACAAAAGAGATGGAGATAGTAGCAAGAGATGAAAATATGTCAAAAGAAGAACTGATGGAGAAAATTGCACAAGGAAGAATTGTAATTCCTGCAAATATTAATCATAAAAACCTATATCCAAGAGCAGTTGGAGAGGGAACAAAAACTAAAGTTAATGTAAACTTAGGTGTATCTGAAGATTGTTGTGATTACTGTGGAGAGATGGTAAAAGTTGCAAAAGCTATTGAATATGGTGCAGATGCAATAATGGACTTAAGTACATTTGGAGATACTAAGAAATTTAGAAGAGAACTAGTTGAAAAATCAACAGTTATGCTAGGAACAGTTCCAATGTATGATGCAGTAGCAAAACTTGGAAAAAATATTAAAGATATGTCAGTTGAAGATCTTTTCAGAGTTGTTGAAGAACATTGTATAGACGGAATAGATTTCCTTACTATTCATGCAGGATTAAATAGAACTTGTGTTGATAGATTAAGAAATAACAAAAGATTAACAAAAATAGTAAGTAGAGGGGGATCAATCCTTTTCCAATGGATGATACTAAACGATAAAGAAAACCCATTCTTTGAACACTATGATAGACTACTTGAAATTTGTAGAAAATATGATGTTACTCTAAGTTTAGGAGATGGATTGAGACCAGGAAGTATACATGATGCAACAGATGCTCCTCAAATTCAAGAACTTTTAATACTTGGAGAACTTACAAAAAGAGCATGGGAAAAAGATGTACAAGTTATGATTGAAGGACCTGGACATGTTCCTATGAATGAAATTGTAGCAAATATGCAACTTGAGAAAAAACTTTGTCACAATGCTCCTTTCTATGTATTAGGACCATTAGTAACAGACGTTGCTCCAGGATATGACCATATTACAGCTGCTATTGGAGGAGCTATTGCAGCATCAGCAGGAGCAGACTTCCTATGTTATGTAACACCAGCAGAACATTTAAGATTACCAACTTTAGAAGATATGAAAGAGGGAATCATGGCATCAAGAATTGCTGGACATGCAGCAGATATAGCTAAAGGAATTAAAGGTGCTATTGAATGGGATCACAGAATGAGTAAACATAGAGGGGCATTAAATTGGCCAGGAATGTTTGAAGAGTGTCTTGACCCTGAAAAAGCAAGAGCATACAGAGCATCCTCTGCTCCTATCCATGAAGAAGAGGTTTGTACTATGTGTGGAGACCTTTGCCCAATGAAGAGATGTAACGATATCTTAGACTAA